Proteins encoded within one genomic window of Nitrospirota bacterium:
- a CDS encoding glycosyltransferase family 2 protein, translated as MGFTKFLRLFWYFAVFDFVRYVVGDYIVFALSVIKRKKKEAQYSTARADLFNDRPLVSVIAPGKNEGKHIPGLARSLKLQTYKNYELIIADDGSDDDTPAVCRQMLRERLIGRYFRNDVRGGKASAANLALRYSRGKFIVHVDADTYLDRNAIENIITPFYLDEKIGAVGGDVRVANSDGSLAASLQAIEYFKSISIGRWVSSTFGILRIVPGAFGAFRKDILDKLKGWDVGPGLDGDLTVKIRKLHYRIIFEHTAFCHTNVPDTFAKLARQRYRWDRSLVRFRLRKHRDVFMPSENFRFNDFFSFLENFLFNFILNLKWWVYLIDILLNYSSLIKFIIPMNYILYYLSNIIQYVIGVILLGRTITKKELKLFIYLPLMPLYTTLYMRIVRTYAYLGELVFKLSYKDRWNPAKVSRKALEKGL; from the coding sequence ATGGGATTTACAAAATTCCTTCGGCTGTTCTGGTATTTCGCTGTATTTGATTTCGTCCGGTATGTCGTGGGTGATTATATTGTTTTTGCCCTGTCCGTTATAAAAAGGAAAAAGAAAGAAGCGCAGTACAGCACGGCACGGGCCGACCTTTTTAACGACCGGCCGCTCGTATCAGTCATCGCCCCGGGGAAAAATGAGGGGAAGCACATCCCCGGGCTCGCAAGGTCCCTGAAATTACAGACGTATAAGAACTATGAATTGATCATCGCTGACGACGGTTCTGATGATGACACCCCCGCCGTCTGCAGGCAGATGCTGCGGGAAAGGCTGATCGGCAGGTATTTCAGAAATGACGTAAGGGGAGGGAAGGCCTCAGCGGCAAATCTCGCGTTAAGGTACAGCCGCGGGAAATTTATTGTGCATGTTGACGCGGACACTTATCTGGACAGAAACGCAATTGAGAACATCATCACCCCTTTCTATCTCGATGAGAAAATAGGCGCGGTGGGCGGCGATGTCCGAGTGGCCAACAGCGATGGGTCTTTGGCAGCGTCCCTGCAGGCGATAGAGTATTTCAAAAGCATATCCATCGGGAGGTGGGTCTCCTCAACGTTCGGTATACTGAGGATAGTGCCGGGCGCTTTCGGCGCCTTCAGGAAGGACATTCTTGACAAGCTGAAAGGGTGGGACGTCGGCCCCGGTCTGGACGGGGATTTAACGGTCAAGATAAGAAAACTGCACTACAGGATCATCTTTGAGCACACGGCGTTTTGCCATACAAATGTCCCTGATACCTTTGCTAAACTGGCAAGGCAGAGATACAGATGGGACCGGTCGCTCGTCAGGTTCAGGCTCAGGAAACACAGGGACGTATTTATGCCCTCGGAGAATTTCCGGTTCAACGACTTTTTCTCCTTTCTTGAGAACTTCCTGTTCAATTTCATACTGAACCTCAAATGGTGGGTGTATCTCATTGACATCCTGCTGAATTATTCTTCCCTGATTAAATTTATTATCCCTATGAACTACATACTCTATTATTTGTCAAACATAATCCAGTATGTCATCGGTGTCATACTGCTCGGCAGGACCATAACAAAGAAAGAGTTGAAACTGTTCATATATCTCCCCCTCATGCCTTTATATACAACATTGTATATGAGAATTGTCAGGACGTATGCCTATCTGGGTGAACTGGTCTTCAAGCTGTCGTATAAGGACCGGTGGAACCCCGCCAAGGTCTCCCGCAAGGCCCTTGAAAAGGGGTTGTGA
- a CDS encoding PAS domain-containing protein, whose protein sequence is MKAKAKTGKQLIEKIVGHGILEAVGDGISIQDTDYRILYQNKKAIDIIGNHVGEFCYSAFEKRDNICEACPLTKSFEDGRVHTAVRTNPSKNGKLIVEITSSAIKDSSGRTVAGMEVVRDVTIHTQLEHLIFQEKKEWKETFDIINEAITIHDMDFNIVRANKAAKEMLDSEFLKLLKHKCYESYHGSASPPENCPSCRTLKTGLPTTTEMFEPNLRKCLEIKSLPRFGEDRQIIGLVHVVRDITEQKKLEEERNKLIFDLTDALVRVKTLSGLLPICCSCKKIRDDGGYWKQVDDYIRERTDAEFTHGLCPDCVSKQFPEHTEVKKGNSVKVQKLRSTKVQ, encoded by the coding sequence ATGAAGGCAAAAGCCAAGACCGGGAAACAGCTCATAGAAAAAATTGTCGGACACGGGATACTTGAGGCCGTTGGAGACGGGATAAGCATCCAGGACACGGATTACAGGATCTTATATCAGAACAAAAAGGCGATAGACATCATAGGAAATCATGTCGGTGAATTCTGTTACAGCGCTTTTGAAAAAAGAGACAACATTTGTGAAGCCTGCCCTTTAACGAAATCATTTGAAGACGGGAGGGTCCACACAGCCGTGAGGACCAACCCTTCCAAAAACGGAAAGCTGATCGTTGAAATTACTTCTTCGGCCATTAAAGACTCATCAGGAAGGACCGTTGCCGGTATGGAGGTTGTAAGGGACGTGACTATTCACACGCAGTTGGAGCACCTGATCTTCCAGGAGAAAAAAGAATGGAAAGAGACCTTCGATATCATTAACGAGGCAATAACTATTCACGATATGGATTTTAATATAGTGCGCGCCAATAAGGCGGCAAAAGAAATGCTTGATTCGGAATTCCTGAAACTCCTGAAACATAAATGCTATGAATCCTACCACGGGTCAGCTTCCCCGCCTGAGAACTGCCCAAGCTGCAGGACCTTAAAGACCGGTTTGCCCACCACCACGGAAATGTTTGAGCCGAACCTGAGAAAATGTCTTGAAATAAAGTCGCTCCCGCGTTTTGGGGAAGACAGACAAATCATCGGCCTGGTCCACGTTGTCAGGGACATCACCGAACAAAAGAAGCTTGAAGAAGAGCGTAATAAACTGATCTTTGATCTTACGGATGCTCTCGTCAGGGTCAAGACCCTGAGCGGGCTGCTCCCTATCTGCTGCTCATGCAAAAAGATCCGTGATGACGGCGGCTACTGGAAGCAGGTTGATGATTACATCCGCGAGCGCACGGACGCCGAATTCACTCACGGCCTTTGTCCCGATTGTGTCAGTAAACAATTTCCTGAACACACTGAAGTAAAGAAGGGCAATAGTGTAAAGGTGCAAAAGTTAAGAAGCACAAAAGTGCAATAA
- the rfaE2 gene encoding D-glycero-beta-D-manno-heptose 1-phosphate adenylyltransferase, with the protein MNKIVDRAALKNIIDKLKQQGSRIVFTNGCFDIIHVGHVRYLTGAKKLGDILVIGLNSDRSVSSIKPGRPVNPEKERAEVLAALYMVDYVTLFDEDTPYELIKNIQPDVLVKGADWDVKDIVGADIAKEVRTIPFVEGISTSEIIRRIQRVK; encoded by the coding sequence ATGAATAAGATCGTTGACAGGGCAGCGTTGAAAAATATTATAGACAAGTTAAAGCAGCAAGGCAGCAGGATCGTCTTTACCAACGGCTGCTTTGACATTATTCACGTGGGGCATGTCCGCTATCTGACCGGGGCCAAAAAGCTCGGGGACATCCTCGTCATAGGGCTGAATTCGGACCGTTCAGTTTCAAGCATCAAACCCGGCAGGCCCGTTAATCCGGAAAAGGAGAGGGCGGAAGTCCTCGCGGCATTATACATGGTTGATTACGTGACGCTTTTTGACGAAGACACCCCGTATGAGCTTATAAAAAATATTCAACCGGACGTGCTTGTTAAAGGCGCGGACTGGGACGTAAAAGATATCGTCGGGGCGGACATTGCTAAAGAAGTACGCACAATCCCCTTTGTTGAGGGGATATCCACAAGCGAAATAATCAGAAGGATACAGAGGGTAAAGTGA
- a CDS encoding phosphomannomutase/phosphoglucomutase, producing MINPAIFRQYDIRGVWEKDLTPEVVELIGRGFASYLRKSIKRDRAKISIGRDARLHSPAIRDSLIRGLTSSGIDIVDLGVCPTPLQYYSMHKLQLDGGVMITGSHNPPEFNGFKLSVGRTTIFGDAIQEIRKIIDANALMNGSGKVETYPVIDDYISFIKNKFESLSGLRVVVDAGNGTGGLVAPQIMKALGAEVIELYCEPDGNFPNHHPDPTVEKYLTDLIAKVKELKAHVGFGYDGDADRIGAIDEDGNIIWGDKLMIIFSRDILKDNPGAKIIGEVKCSQTLYDDISAHGGVPVMWKTGHSLIKEKLKKEHALLAGEMSGHLFFAHRYLGYDDAIYASLRLLEIIKKAGLPYSTKALLQDVPHTVATPEIRFDCPDEIKFKIAEKAQEAFNEYPSITIDGIRIQFDDGWALIRASNTQPVLVLRFEAKNEARLLEIRNFVESRLNQIIEGHRS from the coding sequence ATGATAAATCCGGCTATCTTCAGGCAATACGACATCAGAGGTGTATGGGAAAAGGATTTAACTCCTGAGGTAGTCGAACTTATAGGCAGGGGGTTTGCCTCGTATCTGCGTAAGTCAATTAAAAGAGACCGGGCAAAGATAAGCATTGGAAGGGACGCAAGGCTGCATTCTCCGGCGATTAGAGACAGTCTTATCAGGGGCTTAACAAGTTCCGGGATCGATATCGTTGACCTCGGTGTTTGTCCGACACCCCTTCAATACTACTCAATGCATAAACTTCAGCTTGACGGCGGCGTGATGATTACCGGCAGCCATAATCCCCCGGAATTTAATGGATTTAAGCTGAGCGTCGGAAGGACCACTATTTTCGGAGACGCGATACAGGAGATCAGGAAAATCATAGACGCAAATGCCCTTATGAACGGAAGCGGCAAGGTTGAAACATATCCGGTAATTGACGACTATATTAGTTTTATAAAAAATAAATTTGAAAGCCTTTCAGGACTCAGGGTCGTAGTTGACGCCGGCAACGGCACAGGAGGTCTTGTCGCGCCTCAGATCATGAAGGCCCTTGGGGCAGAGGTAATAGAGCTTTACTGCGAGCCTGACGGGAATTTTCCGAACCACCATCCCGATCCAACCGTGGAAAAATATCTCACTGACCTCATTGCAAAGGTCAAAGAACTGAAGGCCCATGTCGGTTTCGGTTATGACGGAGACGCTGACAGGATCGGCGCCATTGACGAGGACGGCAATATCATCTGGGGTGATAAATTAATGATAATCTTTTCGCGGGACATCCTCAAAGACAACCCCGGGGCAAAGATAATCGGCGAAGTAAAATGCTCCCAGACCCTTTATGACGATATCTCGGCCCACGGCGGGGTCCCTGTGATGTGGAAGACCGGACACTCTCTTATCAAAGAAAAACTTAAGAAGGAGCATGCCCTGCTTGCCGGCGAAATGAGCGGGCACCTGTTTTTCGCCCACAGATATTTAGGCTACGATGACGCGATCTATGCAAGTCTGAGGCTCCTTGAGATCATAAAGAAGGCCGGTTTGCCATACAGTACGAAGGCCTTGTTGCAAGATGTCCCTCACACCGTTGCGACTCCTGAGATAAGGTTTGACTGCCCTGATGAGATCAAATTCAAGATAGCCGAAAAAGCCCAGGAGGCGTTTAATGAGTACCCGTCAATCACCATTGACGGCATCAGGATCCAGTTTGACGACGGGTGGGCGCTCATCCGGGCTTCCAACACCCAACCCGTCCTGGTCCTGCGCTTCGAGGCAAAAAATGAAGCCCGCCTTTTGGAGATCAGAAATTTTGTTGAATCACGGTTAAATCAAATAATTGAGGGACATAGGTCTTGA
- a CDS encoding DUF465 domain-containing protein — protein MKHDDIINALRSENEEFRRLEEDHRKLDKALDEMNKKKYLTAEEEVEKKKMQKQKLQHKDRIAQLIREYQPG, from the coding sequence ATGAAACATGACGATATAATAAATGCTTTAAGAAGTGAAAATGAAGAGTTCAGGAGACTTGAAGAGGACCACAGGAAACTTGACAAGGCCCTTGATGAAATGAATAAGAAAAAGTATCTCACAGCGGAGGAAGAAGTCGAAAAAAAGAAAATGCAAAAACAAAAGCTTCAGCATAAAGACCGTATAGCTCAGCTTATCAGGGAATACCAACCAGGTTGA
- the ilvD gene encoding dihydroxy-acid dehydratase produces MKSNSIKKGLERLPHRALLYATGIPRTEMDKPFIGVATSFTDIIPGHIGMRDLERFIEKGVHAGGGYPFFFGIPGICDGIAMGHSGMHYSLPSRELIADMVETIAQAHQFDGLVLLTNCDKITPGMLMAAARVNVPSIVVTAGPMYSGHLRGKRLSLVNDTFEAIGKYKKGLLKKSELEDLEMCACPGAGSCQGMYTANTMACVTESLGMSLPGCATALAVSAQKRRIAFNSGSRIVELIKKDMTPKKIMTRKAFENAITVDLALGGSTNTVLHIPAIAHEAKVNLTLELFDRISKRTPHISNMLPGGTHYLEDLDFAGGIPAVLKRLKSGLNNVITVSGQKIYEIADGAEITDEEVIRPLDKAHRKQGGIAVLRGSLAPDGAVVKQTAVSEKMLKFQGRAKVFNSEEETMKAILSGKIKPGDVVIIRYEGPKGGPGMREMLSPTSAIAGMGLSDSVALITDGRFSGGTRGPCIGHVSPEAMEGGPISIVKNGDMIEIDITNRKLNLLLSDKEIKKRFKTHVPVKPKINNGWLARYASLVTSASTGAVMKSGSDIVKK; encoded by the coding sequence ATGAAAAGCAATTCGATAAAAAAAGGGCTGGAAAGACTGCCTCACCGGGCGCTGCTCTACGCCACTGGGATCCCTCGCACTGAAATGGACAAGCCTTTCATCGGCGTGGCAACAAGCTTCACGGACATCATCCCCGGACACATAGGCATGAGAGACCTTGAAAGGTTTATAGAAAAAGGCGTCCATGCAGGCGGAGGTTATCCGTTCTTCTTCGGGATCCCCGGCATCTGCGATGGTATCGCAATGGGCCACAGCGGAATGCACTACAGCCTTCCTTCGAGGGAGCTGATCGCAGATATGGTGGAGACCATTGCTCAGGCGCACCAGTTTGACGGGCTGGTGCTTCTTACAAATTGCGACAAGATTACCCCCGGAATGCTTATGGCCGCGGCGAGAGTGAATGTCCCTTCAATAGTTGTTACCGCAGGGCCGATGTATTCAGGCCATTTGCGGGGCAAGAGACTTTCACTTGTTAATGACACATTTGAGGCAATAGGAAAATATAAAAAGGGATTGCTGAAGAAGTCGGAACTGGAAGACCTCGAGATGTGCGCCTGTCCCGGCGCGGGTTCCTGTCAGGGTATGTACACGGCAAACACAATGGCTTGCGTAACCGAGTCTCTCGGCATGAGCCTTCCCGGCTGCGCGACTGCCCTGGCGGTCTCAGCGCAAAAGCGCAGGATCGCATTTAACAGCGGCAGCAGGATTGTTGAGCTTATAAAAAAGGATATGACTCCAAAAAAGATAATGACCCGTAAGGCGTTTGAAAATGCGATAACGGTTGATCTGGCCCTCGGAGGCTCAACCAACACAGTGTTACATATCCCCGCAATAGCTCATGAGGCCAAAGTAAATTTGACCCTGGAACTGTTTGACAGGATAAGCAAGAGGACTCCGCATATCTCAAACATGCTGCCCGGAGGCACGCATTATCTTGAGGACCTGGATTTTGCCGGCGGAATACCCGCGGTGCTGAAGAGATTGAAATCCGGCCTCAATAATGTTATTACTGTTTCAGGGCAGAAGATATACGAAATCGCTGATGGCGCCGAGATCACTGATGAAGAGGTCATCAGGCCTCTTGATAAGGCCCATCGCAAACAGGGCGGCATCGCAGTATTAAGAGGCTCTCTTGCCCCTGACGGCGCTGTTGTAAAACAAACGGCTGTCAGCGAAAAAATGCTCAAGTTCCAGGGCAGGGCCAAGGTGTTTAATTCAGAAGAAGAGACAATGAAGGCAATACTCTCAGGAAAGATCAAACCAGGCGACGTCGTCATAATCCGCTATGAAGGGCCCAAAGGCGGCCCGGGCATGAGAGAGATGCTGAGCCCCACGTCCGCAATCGCGGGAATGGGATTAAGTGACTCCGTTGCCTTGATCACTGACGGACGTTTCTCAGGAGGAACGAGAGGTCCCTGTATCGGACATGTCTCGCCGGAGGCAATGGAAGGCGGGCCGATCTCTATCGTAAAAAATGGAGATATGATAGAGATTGATATTACTAACAGAAAGCTGAATTTACTCCTCAGCGATAAAGAAATTAAAAAGAGGTTTAAAACGCACGTCCCGGTAAAACCAAAAATAAACAACGGCTGGCTTGCAAGATATGCTTCTCTGGTAACATCCGCAAGCACCGGCGCGGTGATGAAGTCAGGGAGTGATATAGTCAAGAAGTGA
- the ilvB gene encoding biosynthetic-type acetolactate synthase large subunit — translation MKKSGAEILIECLKKEGVKHVFGYPGGVVLNIFDILYDEKDLQLILTRHEQAAVHAADGYARASGKAGVAIVTSGPGATNTVTGIATASMDSIPLVVFSGQVPTLLIGNDAFQEADIVGITRPCTKHNFLVKDVKDLAQTVREAFHIATTGRPGPVLIDLPKDVTAGSTEFIWPEEVKIRSYNPTYHGNKYMINQAAQMILQAKKPVIMAGGGVILSGASKELKELAELAKIPVTMTLMGLGGFPGTNKLSMGMLGMHGTYYANTAVQNADLLIGIGVRFDDRVTGKTNEFAPQAKIMQIDIDPTSIRKNVRVDLPVVGDVKNVLRDLIKTLKESKEQWGAIRSAWLKQIEHWKEERPLSYRFDKNIIKPEFVVEKIYELTKGEAIICTEVGQNQMWAAQFYKYDYPRRWLSSGGLGTMGYGFPAAIGAQFACPDKVVFDIAGDGSIQMNIQELATAVINKLPVKVAILNNGYLGMVRQWQELFFKERYSHTHLETGNPDFVKVAEAYGAAGLRATKPEEVEPVIKESLKIKNRPVFLDFVVDWKEKVYPMVPAGAAIDQMIFEEEEKKEEKKLKAVK, via the coding sequence ATGAAAAAGAGCGGCGCAGAGATATTAATTGAATGTCTGAAAAAAGAAGGGGTGAAACACGTCTTCGGTTATCCCGGCGGCGTGGTGCTCAATATCTTCGACATTCTTTATGATGAAAAAGACTTGCAGCTTATCCTTACAAGACACGAGCAGGCCGCGGTGCACGCCGCTGACGGTTATGCGAGGGCCAGCGGAAAGGCCGGGGTAGCGATTGTTACATCAGGTCCCGGAGCTACAAATACCGTAACAGGCATTGCAACCGCCTCAATGGACTCCATCCCCCTTGTTGTTTTTTCCGGCCAGGTGCCTACACTACTTATTGGCAATGACGCGTTTCAGGAAGCGGACATTGTCGGCATCACCAGGCCCTGCACTAAGCATAATTTTCTTGTTAAAGATGTGAAGGACCTGGCTCAGACCGTGCGGGAAGCATTTCACATAGCCACTACAGGAAGGCCCGGTCCCGTATTAATTGATCTGCCAAAAGACGTGACAGCCGGTTCAACAGAATTTATCTGGCCGGAGGAAGTGAAGATCAGAAGCTACAATCCGACGTATCACGGAAATAAGTACATGATAAACCAGGCCGCCCAGATGATATTGCAGGCGAAAAAGCCCGTCATTATGGCAGGCGGCGGCGTGATATTGTCAGGCGCCTCCAAAGAGCTGAAGGAACTTGCCGAGCTTGCTAAGATCCCGGTCACAATGACACTGATGGGGCTTGGCGGATTTCCCGGCACGAATAAACTCTCAATGGGAATGCTTGGAATGCACGGCACTTATTACGCCAACACAGCCGTCCAGAATGCGGACCTCCTCATCGGGATCGGCGTGAGGTTTGACGACCGTGTAACGGGCAAGACCAACGAATTCGCGCCTCAGGCAAAGATAATGCAGATCGATATTGACCCGACATCGATCAGGAAAAATGTGAGGGTGGACCTCCCCGTTGTGGGTGATGTCAAGAACGTTTTAAGAGACCTGATAAAGACGCTTAAGGAATCAAAGGAGCAGTGGGGCGCAATCAGAAGCGCATGGCTGAAACAGATTGAACACTGGAAAGAGGAGAGACCTCTTTCATACAGGTTTGATAAAAATATCATCAAGCCGGAATTCGTTGTTGAAAAGATATACGAGCTCACCAAGGGCGAGGCCATAATCTGCACCGAGGTTGGCCAGAACCAGATGTGGGCCGCGCAGTTCTACAAGTATGATTACCCGAGAAGATGGTTGTCTTCAGGCGGCCTCGGCACCATGGGGTACGGTTTTCCCGCGGCAATAGGGGCGCAGTTCGCGTGTCCTGATAAAGTGGTTTTCGATATAGCAGGCGACGGAAGCATACAGATGAACATACAGGAGCTGGCAACAGCGGTCATCAATAAACTGCCCGTAAAAGTGGCGATACTGAACAACGGGTATCTCGGGATGGTAAGGCAGTGGCAGGAACTCTTCTTCAAAGAGCGCTATTCCCATACTCATCTTGAGACAGGCAACCCTGATTTCGTCAAGGTTGCCGAGGCCTACGGCGCTGCCGGTTTAAGGGCAACGAAGCCGGAGGAAGTAGAGCCTGTTATTAAGGAATCGCTGAAGATAAAAAACAGGCCCGTATTCCTGGATTTTGTTGTGGACTGGAAGGAAAAGGTTTACCCGATGGTCCCGGCAGGGGCGGCAATAGACCAGATGATCTTTGAGGAAGAGGAAAAGAAGGAAGAGAAGAAATTAAAGGCAGTGAAGTGA
- the ilvN gene encoding acetolactate synthase small subunit has protein sequence MRHTISVLVENKFGVLSRISGLFSGRGYNIESLSVGETIDPAISIMTIVTTGDDLVVEQITKQLNKLIDVIKVVDFMEIDHVEREMVLIKIAPRKEDKAEALQLAEIFRGRIVDSGPSTYTIEITGEEKKISAFIDLIKPFGIKEFVRTGKVAIGREGTKKGK, from the coding sequence ATGCGGCATACAATTTCAGTACTGGTTGAAAATAAATTCGGTGTTCTTTCGAGGATCTCAGGCCTTTTCAGCGGAAGAGGATATAACATCGAGAGCCTTTCCGTCGGCGAAACCATTGACCCCGCGATCTCCATAATGACAATTGTAACAACCGGCGACGACCTGGTAGTCGAGCAGATAACAAAACAGCTCAACAAGCTCATTGACGTCATCAAGGTTGTGGACTTCATGGAGATCGATCATGTGGAAAGGGAGATGGTGCTCATCAAGATCGCCCCGAGGAAAGAGGATAAGGCTGAGGCCCTGCAGCTTGCCGAGATATTCAGGGGCAGGATAGTGGATTCAGGCCCTTCAACCTATACAATAGAAATTACCGGGGAAGAAAAAAAGATCAGCGCGTTCATAGACCTCATCAAACCTTTCGGCATAAAAGAATTTGTCCGCACAGGTAAGGTTGCGATAGGACGCGAGGGGACAAAGAAGGGCAAGTAG
- a CDS encoding PilZ domain-containing protein, giving the protein MQKRRQRTFTNIKAELITGVKNYEGYIMNLSDDGIYVETAPTNTATDFIPGNSPKVKFKSYSGETLILKCEVEWLHVQKAVPDGLINRMGLEIIDPPQAYRDLFVFETLK; this is encoded by the coding sequence ATGCAAAAGCGTCGTCAAAGAACATTTACAAATATAAAGGCTGAACTTATCACAGGTGTTAAAAATTATGAAGGATATATAATGAACCTTTCAGACGACGGGATATATGTGGAAACCGCGCCCACGAATACAGCGACGGATTTTATTCCGGGGAATTCACCGAAGGTAAAATTTAAATCATATTCAGGGGAAACTCTGATCTTGAAATGCGAAGTAGAGTGGCTGCACGTACAGAAGGCCGTGCCTGACGGCTTAATAAACAGAATGGGACTGGAGATCATTGACCCGCCGCAGGCATACAGGGACCTTTTTGTTTTTGAAACTCTTAAGTAA
- a CDS encoding sigma-54-dependent Fis family transcriptional regulator, translating into MGRILVVDDEKFITKSLKQHLEKEGHEVFTADSGDDGLEVFQTESPDVVILDLRMPGMSGMETLEAMKKSNGEAVVIIITAHGDIGTAVTAIKLGAYDFVEKPFDLDRLSVLIRKAMETAQLKREVNYFREEKYDTYNFSNIIGESPAMREVITLAKKVAASDANTILIQGESGTGKSLLARAMHYNSPRVGGPFVEVTCTAIPEALIESELFGHEKGAFTDAKTAKKGLFEIASGGTIYLDEIGDIKLSTQAKLLRALEEKTFKRVGGLKDIRVDVRIVATTNKKNLEEAVRNGSFRADLYYRLKVFPINLQPLRERKEDILPLAMHYLQRFNKEFKKNVTGISPTAEKLLLNYPWYGNARELRNVIERICILEDTEVVYPEHLPAEIIEFSGIESVESAAIAIPTAGLSLKTVEKDLVEQALEKTGGNQTKAARLLGISRDALRYKMQKFGLL; encoded by the coding sequence ATGGGAAGAATACTCGTTGTTGATGATGAAAAATTTATAACAAAGAGCCTCAAGCAGCACCTTGAGAAAGAAGGGCATGAAGTTTTTACTGCTGATTCCGGCGACGACGGTCTTGAGGTTTTTCAGACGGAGTCCCCTGACGTTGTCATCCTGGACCTCCGGATGCCGGGCATGAGCGGGATGGAAACGCTTGAGGCCATGAAGAAGTCAAACGGCGAGGCAGTCGTAATTATCATAACCGCGCATGGAGATATCGGCACTGCCGTCACCGCCATAAAATTGGGGGCGTATGACTTTGTTGAAAAGCCTTTTGACCTGGACAGGCTCTCTGTTCTAATTAGAAAGGCCATGGAAACGGCGCAGTTAAAGAGAGAGGTCAATTATTTCAGAGAGGAAAAATACGACACTTACAATTTCAGCAACATAATCGGCGAATCTCCTGCCATGAGAGAGGTCATCACACTTGCAAAAAAGGTGGCGGCAAGCGACGCCAATACCATCCTCATCCAGGGCGAAAGCGGCACCGGCAAGAGCCTGCTTGCAAGGGCGATGCACTATAACAGCCCGCGCGTGGGCGGGCCTTTTGTGGAGGTCACCTGCACCGCGATACCTGAAGCGCTTATTGAGAGCGAGCTGTTCGGTCATGAAAAGGGCGCCTTCACGGACGCCAAGACAGCCAAAAAGGGGCTTTTTGAGATTGCAAGCGGAGGCACTATTTATCTTGACGAAATTGGGGACATTAAATTGTCCACTCAGGCAAAGCTCTTAAGGGCGCTTGAAGAAAAGACCTTCAAGCGTGTCGGCGGACTCAAAGACATAAGGGTGGATGTAAGGATTGTCGCGACTACGAACAAAAAAAATCTCGAAGAAGCAGTAAGGAACGGGAGCTTCCGGGCAGACCTCTATTATCGTCTTAAAGTCTTCCCGATCAACCTCCAGCCGTTGAGGGAACGGAAAGAGGACATACTCCCGCTTGCCATGCATTATTTACAAAGGTTCAACAAGGAATTCAAAAAGAACGTCACCGGTATCTCCCCGACAGCCGAAAAGCTTCTGCTGAATTATCCGTGGTATGGAAATGCCAGGGAACTCAGAAACGTGATCGAGAGGATCTGCATCCTGGAGGACACCGAAGTTGTTTATCCCGAACATCTCCCCGCGGAGATAATCGAGTTCAGCGGAATAGAGTCGGTAGAGAGCGCCGCGATTGCCATCCCCACTGCGGGACTCTCCCTTAAGACCGTGGAAAAGGACCTGGTTGAACAGGCGCTTGAAAAGACCGGCGGCAATCAGACAAAGGCTGCCAGGCTGTTAGGGATCTCCAGAGACGCCCTCCGGTACAAGATGCAGAAATTCGGCCTGCTGTAA